Proteins encoded within one genomic window of Pseudorasbora parva isolate DD20220531a chromosome 3, ASM2467924v1, whole genome shotgun sequence:
- the si:dkey-13n15.11 gene encoding NACHT, LRR and PYD domains-containing protein 12 yields the protein MEEQESIPSKQSVYPEKDEGGAAFKIEFYDETKEESDIHVPLPRAGSPVLSYVSAKSDRSMAEPPKFSDKAHFQPSLSEKKEDCAVQYQFQGAASSLPSNVSLKSDRSMAEPPKFSDKVGHLQVSLSEKVECAVHNQLQEEASPSYVSLKSDRSMAEPPKFSDKAEHLKHSGKKKRVTQDQSMYLPEEFDCSQCRKGSEICSDTHPHMRVSSPAEEQLNSYQPADYILQRIKNSHKISMKNKYESLYEGINIEETKTLLNKIYTQLYIIEGETEGLNEEHEVVQIEKAKTERLQGTPINCNDIFQPLSDPSYETKDKKENVKTVLTKGIAGIGKTVSVQKFILDWAEDKANQDIDFLFVLPFRELNLVKEEQYSLHSLLLDFHPELPKFDTKIYDLCKVLFIFDGLDESRIALTFLHSEKVSDVSTSSSMSNLMSNLIKRDLLPSALIWITSRPAAASQIPSHYISRVTEVQGFNDLQKEEYLKKRISDQHQASTIISHLRTTRSLHIMCHIPVFCWISSTVLQNILKQEHSAEIPKTLTEMYIHFLIIQAAMKRQKYGERDVRNGKDPELLLQLERDVILKLAELAFRALMNGDVLFYDEDLNECGIDVSEALVYSGICTEIFKEESVIYSRKVYCFVHLSFQEFFAALFVFSNYLNKNSDVLNMFQKKNGRGNFKPQSNEVSLDVFLKGAVDEALKSDNGHLDLFLRFLHGISLESNQRLLQGLLTHVEDNPESMKKVIKNLKQSQKQNVMPERWINLSNCLIEMKDTSILEYIQAFLKAEGKGTKYLSSTHCSALANMLLMAEDVLEELNLKKYNTKSIEAQRRLVPAVRNCRKALLAGCNLTTQSCEIVAAALQPANSPVRELDMSNNDLQDSGVQLLSVGLRSSHCKLEILRLKCCNLTIQSCESVASALLSANSCLRELDLSNNDLQDSGVVRLAAGLTSPHCKLEILSLAGSKLTDRSCETLASVLQSMDSCLRELNLSNNNLQDSGLQWLSAGLNSCKLEKLRLSSCNLTGQSGERISSTLQSLNCLLKELDLSDNDLQDLGVEIFSAGLKSPHCKLEILRMSMCNLSDRCCANVASVLQSANCPLRELNLSKNDLQDSGVEMLSDGLKSSHCKLEILRLSGCFITEKGCSVLASALTSNPSHLRELDLSCNYSGELGGQVLLDRVNDPTYKLEILNLEHEGKFRITAGLRRYACELTLDPNTAHTHLCLSEGSRTVTHVEEVQSFPDHPDRFECYPQVLCRESLSGRCYWEAEWSGKNGVCVSASYEGIRRKGKGNDPEFGSSEKSWMLICTDNSFSAWHNNKRTKMRLPSSSSRSKRVGVYLDWPAGTLSFYSIADTNRVTHLHTFHSTFPEPLYAGFGLYSGSSVSLCQIETSTVGQNANNTIQF from the exons ATGGAGGAACAAGAATCCATTCCGTCAAAGCAGAGCGTTTATCCGGAGAAAGATGAAGGTGGTGCTGCCTTTAAAATTGAATTTTATGATGAGACAAAAGAAGAAAGTGATATTCATGTTCCGTTGCCGAGAGCAGGGTCTCCAGTTCTAAGTTATGTCTCTGCGAAGAGTGACAGATCCATGGCTGAGCCTCCTAAATTCAGTGATAAAGCCCACTTTCAGCCCAG CCTTTCAGAGAAAAAGGAGGATTGTGCTGTTCAATACCAGTTTCAGGGAGCAGCATCTTCTCTACCAAGCAATGTGTCTTTAAAGAGTGACAGATCCATGGCTGAACCTCCTAAATTCAGTGATAAAGTAGGACACTTGCAGGTCAG TCTTTCAGAGAAAGTGGAGTGTGCTGTTCACAACCAGCTTCAGGAAGAAGCATCTCCAAGTTATGTGTCTTTGAAGAGTGACAGATCCATGGCTGAGCCTCCTAAATTCAGTGATAAAGCAGAACACTTAAAACACAG CGGGAAAAAGAAACGGGTGACTCAAGATCAGTCTATGTACCTGCCTGAAGAGTTTGACTGCTCTCAGTGCAGAAAAGGATCTGAAATTTGTTCCGATACACACCCACACATGAGAGTGTCCAGTCCTGCTGAAGAGCAGCTGAACTCTTACCAACCAGCAGATTACATCCTACAGCGTATCAAAAATAGTCACAAAATCAGCATGAAGAACAAGTATGAGAGCTTGTATGAAGGAATCAATATAGAAGAGACCAAAACACTCCTGAACAAGATTTACACGCAGCTTTATATAATAGAGGGAGAGACTGAAGGGTTGAATGAAGAACATGAGGTTGTACAAATAGAGAAAGCCAAGACCGAACGCTTACAAGGTACTCCAATCAACTGCAATGACATTTTCCAGCCCTTATCTGATCCAAGCTATGagacaaaagacaaaaaagaaaacGTAAAAACCGTTCTTACCAAAGGCATTGCTGGAATTGGAAAAACAGTCTCTGTGCAAAAGTTCATTCTAGACTGGGCTGAGGACAAAGCTAATCAGGATattgattttctctttgttctTCCGTTTCGGGAACTCAACTTGGTTAAAGAGGAGCAGTACAGCCTTCACAGTCTTCTACTTGACTTCCACCCAGAACTTCCTAAATTTGATACAAAGATATATGATTTGTGTAAAGTCTTATTCATCTTtgatggtctggatgaaagtAGAATTGCGTTGACATTTTTACACTCTGAGAAAGTTTCTGATGTATCTACATCATCATCAATGAGCAATTTGATGTCAAATCTCATTAAAAGAGATCTGCTGCCCTCTGCTCTCATCTGGATCACATCCAGACCGGCAGCAGCCAGTCAGATCCCCTCTCATTACATCAGCCGTGTGACAGAAGTACAGGGATTCAATGACCTTCAGAAAGAGGAATATTTAAAGAAGAGGATCAGCGATCAACATCAAGCCAGCACAATCATCTCACACTTAAGAACAACAAGAAGCCTCCACATCATGTGTCACATACCGGTCTTCTGCTGGATCTCGTCCACTGTGCTTCAGAACATCCTGAAACAAGAGCACAGTGCAGAAATCCCCAAAACGCTAACTGAAATGTACATACATTTTCTGATCATTCAGGCCGCTATGAAAAGGCAGAAGTATGGTGAGAGAGATGTGAGAAACGGGAAAGATCCAGAGTTGCTACTGCAGTTGGAAAGAGATGTGATTTTGAAACTTGCTGAACTGGCTTTTAGGGCTCTGATGAATGGGGATGTCCTGTTTTATGATGAGGACCTGAACGAGTGTGGCATAGATGTCAGCGAGGCCTTGGTGTATTCTGGGATCTGCACTGAGATCTTTAAGGAGGAATCTGTGATCTATTCAAGGAAGGTCTACTGCTTTGTTCATCTGAGCTTTCAAGAGTTTTTTGCAGCGCTTTTTGTGTTTTCCAACTATCTAAATAAGAACAGTGATGTTCTGAATATGTTCCAGAAGAAGAATGGGAGGGGAAATTTCAAACCACAGTCCAATGAAGTTTCACTTGATGTGTTTCTGAAGGGTGCAGTAGATGAAGCACTGAAAAGTGACAACGGGCATCTGGATCTTTTCCTTCGATTTCTTCATGGCATCTCATTGGAATCAAATCAGAGACTTCTCCAAGGTCTGCTCACACACGTGGAGGACAACCCTGAAAGCATGAAAAAAGTGATAAAAAACCTCAAACAAAGTCAAAAGCAGAATGTTATGCCAGAAAGATGGATTAATCTCTCAAACTGCTTGATTGAAATGAAAGATACTTCTATTCTTGAATACATTCAAGCTTTCCTCAAAGCTGAAGGAAAAGGAACGAAATATCTGTCTTCTACCCACTGTTCAGCATTGGCTAACATGCTTCTGATGGCAGAGGATGTGCTGGAAGAGCTAAACCTCAAGAAATACAACACAAAGTCCATAGAGGCTCAAAGGAGACTGGTGCCAGCTGTAAGGAACTGTCGAAAAGCGTT ATTGGCAGGCTGTAATCTCACTACACAGTCGTGTGAAATTGTGGCGGCGGCTCTACAGCCAGCAAACTCCCCTGTGAGAGAGTTGGACATGAGCAACAATGACCTGCAGGACTCGGGTGTGCAGCTCCTTTCTGTTGGACTCAGGAGTTCACACTGTAAACTAGAGATACTGAG ATTGAAATGCTGTAATCTTACCATACAGTCCTGTGAATCTGTGGCTTCAGCTCTGCTATCAGCAAATTCATGCCTGAGAGAGCTAGACCTCAGTAacaatgacctgcaggattcagGAGTGGTGCGGCTTGCTGCTGGATTAACAAGTCCACACTGTAAACTGGAGATATTGAG TTTGGCTGGCTCTAAACTCACTGACCGGTCCTGTGAAACTCTGGCCTCAGTGCTTCAGTCAATGGACTCCTGCCTGAGAGAGTTAAACCTCAGCAATAACAACCTGCAGGATTCAGGGCTGCAGTGGCTCTCTGCTGGACTGAATAGCTGTAAACTGGAAAAACTAAG attatcCAGCTGTAATCTCACTGGCCAGTCCGGTGAAAGGATTTCTTCAACTCTACAGTCATTAAACTGTCTTCTGAAAGAGCTGGACCTGAGTGACAATGATCTGCAGGATTTAGGAGTCGAGATATTCTCAGCTGGACTAAAGAGTCCACACTGTAAACTGGAGATACTGAG AATGTCCATGTGTAATCTCTCTGATCGGTGCTGTGCAAATGTGGCCTCAGTTTTACAATCAGCTAACTGCCCCTTGAGAGAGCTGAATCTGAGCAAAAATGACCTACAGGACTCGGGAGTGGAGATGCTCTCAGATGGACTGAAGAGTTCACACTGTAAACTGGAGATACTGAG ACTGTCGGGCTGTTTTATCACAGAGAAAGGCTGTTCTGttctggcttcagctctgaCTTCAAACCCCTCACACTTGAGAGAACTGGACCTCAGCTGCAATTATTCAGGAGAATTAGGTGGTCAGGTTCTCTTGGACAGAGTGAATGATCCAACCTACAAACTGGAGATACTCAA tcTGGAACATGAAGGCAAGTTTAGGATTACAGCTGGATTACGAAGAT ATGCCTGTGAGCTCACACTGGACCcaaacactgcacacacacatcttTGTCTGTCTGAGGGGAGCAGAACTGTGACACATGTGGAAGAGGTGCAGTCGTTTCCAGATCATCCTGACAGATTTGAGTGCTATCCTCAGGTTCTGTGCAGAGAGAGTCTGTCTGGACGCTGTTACTGGGAGGCTGAGTGGAGTGGAAAGAACGGAGTCTGTGTTTCAGCATCATATGAAGGTATCAGGAGGAAAGGAAAGGGTAATGACCCAGAGTTCGGATCCAGTGAGAAGTCCTGGATGCTCATCTGCACTGATAACAGTTTCTCAGCCTGGCACAATAATAAGAGGACTAAAATGCGCTTACCGTCATCCTCCTCTCGTTCTAAAAGGGTAGGGGTGTATTTGGACTGGCCAGCTGGCACTCTCTCCTTCTACAGCATCGCTGACACAAACAGAGTCACACACTTGCACACATTCCACTCCACATTCCCAGAGCCTCTCTACGCAGGGTTTGGCCTTTATTCTGGCTCCTCAGTGTCTCTGTGTCAGATTGAGACGTCTACTGTTGGACAGAATGCAAACAACACAATACAGTTTTAA